The nucleotide window ACAATAAATAATTTATGTAAAGTTCTGATCTATTTCGATTTCTTAAAAACACGAAAACCACCTTGCGGTGGTTTTAAAATGGTAGGGGCTGAGGGACTTGAACCCACGATCCTCCCGTTATGAGCGGGATGCTTTAACCAACTAAGCTAAGCCCCCATCGGGCTGGTTGGAAAATACCTTACCAAAAAGGACGAGGACTACAAAGCCACAGCGCGCCACCCCAAACTTTATCTGGTCAGGTGGAGCGCTAAAACTTACCAACTGCTTAATCGAGAGCCAAACAAGCCGGGCTGTTCTTCACCTTATCGAAAATCATCGGCAGCGGCAGCAGGCCATAGGACAGAACCTGATCATTGAAGCATTTAGGGTCAAAGTTCTGCCCTGCTCTTGCCTCAGCCCATTCTCTGGTTTTTTTAACCATCAAGTAGCCATAGTAATAAGACGGCGCCTGGCCCGGGGCCATGATCGAATAACGACGCAGTTCCAGCTCGGCCATTTCCTTGGAAACGCCCAGTTCTTTGGTGAAAACATCAAACACACGTTGATCTTTGATTTTACCTAACTGAATTTGCGGATCCAAGAAGGCTCTCGCCATTCTCCAAAGACGCATTTGCAAGCCCACAAATTTTTCCTCGTCTTTGACATAAGGATAAACCATGTCTTCCGCATACAAAGCCCAACCTTCGACATTCACGCTATTCATGGCATAAGTGGCGCGAATCATCGACATTCCGCCTTCCAACATACGACTGAACTGAAGATCATGCCCAGGACGCCCCTCATGAGCCGTCAACATGATCGCCGCATACTGATGAGTGAAATCGTCATAAGGCATTTTGCCCTTCGCCGTCGGCACAACAAACTCAGGACGCTCCCCTTTATTATTTACGAACGGAGGAGGATTCAAATGTGGAACTGGAGCGGCTTTACTTTCTGCCTCCCCAGCAAGGCGAATCACCAAAGGTTGCGCGGGCAAAGTTGCGATTCTGTTCTTGATAATAATGTCTTTCAGACGGGCATCCGCTTCGTGATAAAGCTTTTCCACTTCATCATGCTTGGTCACTTGCTTCTTTTTCAAGAAAGCCATGACGTCTTTCGGCTGTGACGACTGCAAGTGATACTTTTTAGCTAAGTTTTTCGCCAATGCCTGATAGCGAGGATAAAGCTCTTTGTACCCTGCCTCGCCGATCTCGATCAGCTCTTCAGGACTTACTTGGAAGCCCATGGCCTTTAAGTTAAAGGCATACAGATCACGGGGTAGCTGAGCTTTCGTGCGCGCATAAGGTAAAATGTCGGATTTAACAAAGGCATCGAACACCACGGCCTGACTTTTAAACTTTTCATAGTCTGCCTGCCAATCCGTGCGCCCCGTTGATTTCAACAACTCTTCAATTCCCGCCGTGTAGGTCGGACTTTCGGAAAGATACAAATCCACTTCGCGCTTATACGGATAAACAGGATTTTTTCCGGCAAATTCTTTCGCTTGCTCTTTCATGTGCTCTGCACACGCCACCAGGAAAGGCTTGTACTTGCCAAA belongs to Bdellovibrio svalbardensis and includes:
- a CDS encoding DUF885 domain-containing protein, yielding MTWKTVLVSALIVLASCSHQKTSTLPSVKDWIRQSDEIANKYSRERGSLSPEMASYLGFSEFDTEVTGLDSTYEERILSFEKKWLAKLESESKKSHPPETLEDIAILKEKVKLTIEGTELDKKLAVMTFNAGTKDIFQGLQAMINPQIPKDRQAKAVDRFKKYVNGFGKYKPFLVACAEHMKEQAKEFAGKNPVYPYKREVDLYLSESPTYTAGIEELLKSTGRTDWQADYEKFKSQAVVFDAFVKSDILPYARTKAQLPRDLYAFNLKAMGFQVSPEELIEIGEAGYKELYPRYQALAKNLAKKYHLQSSQPKDVMAFLKKKQVTKHDEVEKLYHEADARLKDIIIKNRIATLPAQPLVIRLAGEAESKAAPVPHLNPPPFVNNKGERPEFVVPTAKGKMPYDDFTHQYAAIMLTAHEGRPGHDLQFSRMLEGGMSMIRATYAMNSVNVEGWALYAEDMVYPYVKDEEKFVGLQMRLWRMARAFLDPQIQLGKIKDQRVFDVFTKELGVSKEMAELELRRYSIMAPGQAPSYYYGYLMVKKTREWAEARAGQNFDPKCFNDQVLSYGLLPLPMIFDKVKNSPACLALD